From Flavipsychrobacter sp., a single genomic window includes:
- a CDS encoding acyl carrier protein has protein sequence MNQQEIIDRINSFMVEDFEVEESAIQPSADLKSTLDLDSLDYIDLVVAIEQNFGFKVKPEDFQEMHTIQDFYDYVTKRLEASNV, from the coding sequence ATGAATCAACAGGAGATTATAGACCGCATTAATTCATTTATGGTCGAAGATTTTGAAGTAGAAGAGTCGGCAATACAACCTAGTGCTGATCTTAAAAGTACTTTAGATCTTGATAGTTTAGATTACATAGACCTTGTAGTAGCTATTGAGCAAAACTTTGGGTTTAAAGTAAAACCAGAAGATTTCCAAGAGATGCATACAATACAAGATTTCTACGATTATGTAACTAAGCGCTTGGAAGCTAGTAATGTCTGA
- a CDS encoding lipid A biosynthesis acyltransferase → MSDNPKWDGKSRGSTLGYKIFVWLLRVGGLAPAYALLHFVTLYYLFFVPKATKPLIYLYQERLGYSKSKAKKLLRKNLLFFGQTLIDKIVVLAGLPNKLSFEHTGVEHIEEMVAAGKGGILVSAHLGNWEVAGHLLKRVNTTINILMYDGEGEQVKAYMEQFDGNKSFNIIYLKEDNSHIYEITAALNRNELICLHADRYRPGNRTITHEFLGKEAQFPIGPFTLGAKLKAPVCFVFAFKETNFHYHFYAFPSTIYEGRGMEGINNMLKAYIALMEKYIKKYPAQWFNYFDFWN, encoded by the coding sequence ATGTCTGATAACCCTAAATGGGATGGTAAATCTCGTGGCTCCACTTTAGGCTACAAGATATTCGTTTGGTTGCTACGTGTTGGTGGTTTAGCCCCTGCTTATGCATTATTACACTTTGTTACCCTTTACTATTTATTCTTTGTCCCGAAAGCTACAAAGCCACTTATATACCTTTATCAGGAACGTTTAGGCTATTCAAAAAGTAAGGCCAAAAAGCTGTTAAGGAAAAATTTACTGTTTTTCGGGCAGACACTTATAGACAAGATAGTAGTACTAGCAGGCTTGCCTAATAAGCTTAGCTTTGAACATACAGGTGTAGAGCATATTGAAGAAATGGTAGCCGCTGGTAAAGGGGGGATATTAGTAAGTGCCCATTTGGGTAATTGGGAGGTTGCAGGTCATTTATTGAAGAGGGTAAACACTACGATAAACATTTTAATGTATGATGGGGAAGGAGAGCAAGTAAAAGCTTACATGGAGCAGTTTGACGGCAACAAATCCTTCAATATTATATATCTAAAAGAAGACAACTCTCACATCTACGAAATAACGGCAGCTCTAAATAGAAACGAGCTTATATGCTTACATGCTGATAGGTATAGACCAGGTAATAGAACAATTACTCACGAGTTTTTAGGTAAGGAAGCCCAGTTTCCTATAGGGCCATTTACACTAGGTGCAAAATTAAAAGCACCAGTCTGTTTTGTTTTTGCCTTTAAAGAGACTAATTTTCACTATCATTTTTATGCTTTCCCTTCTACAATTTATGAAGGTAGAGGAATGGAAGGCATTAACAACATGCTGAAAGCATATATTGCGTTGATGGAGAAATATATAAAGAAATACCCAGCGCAATGGTTTAATTACTTTGATTTTTGGAACTAA
- a CDS encoding 3-hydroxyacyl-ACP dehydratase, whose protein sequence is MDQTEIINYIPQRAPFVMVDEVLQADEHISKTKFEIRPDNLFVKNGEFIEPGLVENMAQTAGAGTGYRYQSKGEVVPVGFIASIKGLEVLSLPKVGDVLETSVVITHKVMNVYVVECTVYLNEEKVASCEMKIFEQSEK, encoded by the coding sequence ATGGATCAGACGGAAATAATCAATTATATACCACAGAGAGCACCATTTGTAATGGTGGATGAAGTATTGCAGGCTGATGAACATATTTCAAAAACGAAATTTGAAATTAGGCCTGATAATTTGTTTGTAAAAAACGGTGAGTTTATAGAGCCGGGTCTTGTAGAGAATATGGCACAAACTGCAGGTGCAGGTACTGGTTATCGATACCAATCTAAGGGGGAAGTGGTGCCCGTTGGTTTCATAGCGTCTATTAAAGGTTTAGAGGTGCTGTCGTTACCTAAAGTAGGTGATGTGCTGGAAACATCAGTTGTTATAACCCACAAAGTAATGAATGTGTATGTGGTGGAGTGTACAGTGTATTTGAATGAAGAGAAGGTGGCTAGTTGCGAAATGAAGATATTTGAACAATCTGAAAAATAG
- a CDS encoding acyl-CoA thioesterase: MKTLHHSTELEVKFSEADPLGIVWHGHYIRYFEDAREAFGETYGIKYLDFYRNNIIVPIVSIQCDYKRVLRYGHKIRLETTYKDSLAAKLLFDYAIYDVATEEKIATGSSVQVFMERESLDLMLTIPKFMEDWKKKWLSE; the protein is encoded by the coding sequence TTGAAGACACTACATCATAGTACAGAGCTAGAAGTAAAGTTTAGTGAGGCAGACCCATTGGGTATTGTTTGGCATGGGCATTATATAAGATACTTTGAAGATGCTAGGGAAGCCTTTGGTGAGACCTACGGTATCAAGTATCTGGATTTTTACAGAAACAATATCATCGTTCCTATTGTTAGCATACAGTGCGACTACAAACGAGTGTTGCGCTATGGACACAAAATAAGGTTGGAGACGACCTATAAAGATTCCTTAGCAGCAAAGCTATTGTTCGATTATGCGATATATGATGTAGCTACTGAAGAGAAGATCGCTACAGGGAGTTCAGTGCAAGTGTTTATGGAGCGAGAGTCTCTTGATCTGATGTTGACTATTCCGAAGTTTATGGAAGACTGGAAGAAAAAATGGCTATCAGAATAA
- a CDS encoding beta-ketoacyl synthase N-terminal-like domain-containing protein, with amino-acid sequence MKQVYAIASDIISPMGFGVEEHWQAMLNKELGIKEHHDDSFSAGSFWGSRFDTQQRNRIETATNNFSEISFFEQLVILSAQRATQDNEELLTSEDTLFVLSTTKGNIDWLEQKDDSRTLFSASTDVISKILGLKNKPVVISHACISGAVAQMYALRAIQNGRYKHAVIVGCDVFSKFVLNGFQSFQAVAEAPCKPFDANRKGINLGEAAATVVLSAEAVDKPIAILVSGATSNDANHISGPSRTGEELAMAIKRTLDAGSVSGAEVNMISAHGTATPYNDEMEAKAFGLSDVDKAAVHSFKGYTGHTLGAAGVLECAMLLKAIQEQTLIPSAGFEQIGVPVDLQVTTAPTKATINHVLKTASGFGGCNAALLWSKVDA; translated from the coding sequence ATGAAGCAGGTTTATGCTATAGCATCAGATATAATTTCTCCAATGGGTTTTGGGGTAGAGGAGCATTGGCAAGCTATGCTTAATAAAGAACTGGGTATTAAAGAACATCATGATGATTCTTTTAGTGCGGGTTCTTTTTGGGGATCGAGATTTGATACGCAGCAAAGAAACCGAATAGAAACAGCGACAAACAACTTCTCTGAAATTTCTTTTTTTGAGCAACTGGTTATTCTTTCGGCACAAAGAGCCACACAAGATAATGAAGAACTTCTTACCAGTGAGGATACGTTGTTTGTGCTATCAACCACAAAAGGTAATATCGATTGGTTAGAACAAAAAGACGACAGTCGTACTTTGTTTTCGGCCAGTACGGATGTTATCAGCAAAATATTAGGGCTTAAAAACAAACCTGTTGTCATCTCTCATGCCTGCATATCGGGTGCTGTAGCACAGATGTATGCATTAAGAGCTATTCAAAATGGTAGATACAAACATGCTGTAATAGTAGGTTGCGATGTGTTTTCTAAGTTTGTTTTAAATGGTTTCCAATCTTTTCAGGCTGTTGCGGAAGCGCCTTGTAAACCTTTTGATGCAAATAGAAAGGGAATAAACCTAGGTGAGGCGGCGGCAACCGTTGTATTGTCTGCCGAAGCAGTAGACAAACCTATAGCAATATTAGTTTCTGGGGCTACTAGTAATGATGCCAATCATATTTCAGGCCCTTCTCGTACAGGGGAGGAGTTGGCTATGGCTATAAAAAGAACACTTGATGCAGGTAGTGTAAGTGGAGCTGAGGTAAATATGATATCAGCGCATGGTACGGCAACACCCTACAACGATGAAATGGAAGCTAAAGCTTTTGGCTTATCAGATGTAGATAAAGCAGCAGTGCATAGCTTTAAAGGATATACGGGGCATACATTAGGTGCTGCTGGTGTTTTAGAATGTGCTATGTTACTTAAAGCAATTCAAGAACAAACACTGATTCCATCAGCAGGTTTTGAGCAAATAGGTGTACCAGTAGACCTACAGGTAACAACAGCGCCAACTAAGGCTACTATAAATCATGTACTTAAAACAGCCTCGGGTTTTGGAGGTTGTAATGCAGCTTTGCTTTGGAGTAAGGTTGACGCTTAA
- a CDS encoding M20 family metallopeptidase, with protein sequence MIDIIQRKAQEYFSDIQAIRHHIHANPELSFEEYNTAAFISEKLTEYGIAHETGVAGTGVIGLIKGKNPDKKCIALRADMDALPITEANDVPYRSKNEGVMHACGHDVHSSCLLGIARILNDLKDEFEGSVKLIFQQGEEKHPGGASLLIKAGVLENPKPEAIFALHVYPHMPSGTVGFRAGQYMASTDEIYITIEGKSGHAALPNKAIDPIAIGAQVVTGLQQVVSRRANPISPTVLTFGKIEAGFATNVIPDKLELWGTLRCMDEDWRAEAHQLIKDFTTHTCEAFGAKATINIPKGHASLYNDPEVTNKAEAWAKAYLGDENVKTLEKRMTGEDFSFYTLHMPGCFFRLGTNKNNEEFTASVHNAHFDIDEEALKTGVGTMTWIALNALN encoded by the coding sequence ATGATTGATATTATACAGCGTAAAGCACAAGAATACTTTAGCGACATACAAGCCATAAGACATCATATTCACGCCAATCCTGAATTATCATTTGAAGAGTATAATACTGCTGCTTTCATCTCTGAAAAACTAACAGAGTATGGCATAGCGCACGAGACAGGTGTGGCGGGCACAGGCGTAATAGGACTGATAAAAGGAAAGAATCCAGATAAGAAATGTATTGCTCTAAGAGCAGATATGGATGCCCTACCGATAACGGAAGCTAATGACGTGCCTTACAGATCAAAGAACGAAGGAGTGATGCATGCCTGTGGTCATGATGTACATAGTAGCTGCTTACTTGGTATTGCTCGTATACTGAACGACCTCAAAGATGAATTTGAAGGATCTGTAAAACTTATATTTCAACAAGGTGAAGAAAAGCACCCTGGTGGAGCTAGCTTGCTGATAAAAGCAGGTGTATTAGAAAACCCTAAGCCAGAAGCCATATTTGCACTACATGTATACCCACATATGCCAAGTGGCACTGTAGGGTTTAGGGCGGGACAATATATGGCAAGCACGGATGAAATATACATCACTATAGAGGGTAAAAGTGGACACGCTGCTTTACCTAACAAAGCGATTGACCCTATAGCTATCGGGGCACAGGTGGTTACTGGTTTACAACAAGTAGTATCACGTAGAGCCAACCCAATATCCCCTACCGTACTCACATTTGGGAAAATAGAAGCAGGCTTTGCAACTAATGTCATCCCCGACAAACTAGAACTTTGGGGCACACTAAGATGTATGGACGAAGACTGGCGTGCAGAAGCACATCAACTAATTAAAGATTTCACTACACATACCTGTGAGGCGTTTGGTGCTAAAGCAACCATTAATATTCCTAAAGGTCATGCCTCTCTGTATAACGACCCTGAGGTAACTAATAAAGCTGAAGCTTGGGCAAAAGCTTATCTGGGAGATGAAAATGTGAAGACTCTGGAAAAACGAATGACGGGAGAAGACTTTAGTTTCTATACATTACATATGCCAGGTTGCTTTTTCAGGCTAGGTACTAATAAGAATAATGAAGAATTCACAGCATCCGTTCACAATGCACATTTTGATATAGATGAAGAAGCGTTGAAAACTGGTGTAGGCACAATGACTTGGATAGCCTTGAACGCTTTAAATTAA
- a CDS encoding SPOR domain-containing protein, whose translation MKHSLYILLLLFSILYTNISVAQTVSNTSDIVEEDVPKKFGNITLHVDNRVDLLLERHKTFQTGIPYSGRGFRVQIYYGGDRDEARNTKLDFMRRHPETRVYLTYIAPQYRVKVGNFATHKEAWDFYREINSEYSRCMVVPDNITINKKSDD comes from the coding sequence ATGAAGCACAGCCTTTACATATTATTACTTCTATTCAGTATACTATACACTAATATAAGCGTAGCACAAACGGTATCTAATACCAGCGATATTGTGGAAGAAGATGTTCCAAAAAAGTTTGGCAACATAACACTACACGTAGACAATAGGGTTGATCTTTTACTAGAAAGACATAAAACCTTTCAAACAGGTATACCTTATTCCGGCAGAGGGTTTAGAGTGCAGATATATTATGGTGGTGATAGAGACGAGGCAAGGAATACAAAGCTGGATTTTATGCGTAGGCATCCAGAAACAAGAGTTTACCTTACTTATATTGCTCCTCAATACCGTGTAAAGGTGGGCAACTTTGCTACCCATAAAGAAGCATGGGATTTTTATAGAGAAATAAACAGCGAATATAGTCGGTGCATGGTTGTACCCGACAATATTACTATTAATAAGAAATCAGATGATTGA
- the deoC gene encoding deoxyribose-phosphate aldolase has translation MNIASYIDHTILKQDTTAADISTLCQEALKEGFAAVCIPPFFIAQAKLLLDKSPVKVATVVGFPLGYQSLVTKLAEIEDAIHQGVDELDIVHNLSALKSGDWDYLAKEITACTQLAHQHGKAVKIIVESGLLTEEELIKCCELYAPIHIDYMKTSTGFAAKGADLQAVATMRKYLPDTIKIKAAGGIRTASFAKELIAAGANRLGCSASVAIVNELKEL, from the coding sequence TTGAACATTGCATCATATATAGACCATACTATCCTTAAGCAGGATACTACTGCTGCAGATATTTCTACACTTTGCCAAGAGGCATTGAAAGAAGGATTTGCAGCAGTTTGCATTCCACCCTTCTTCATCGCACAAGCTAAATTGCTTTTAGACAAAAGCCCTGTAAAAGTGGCTACCGTTGTCGGCTTTCCTCTTGGCTACCAGTCGCTAGTTACCAAACTAGCAGAAATAGAAGACGCAATACATCAAGGTGTTGATGAACTGGATATTGTACACAACCTCTCAGCACTTAAGTCGGGAGATTGGGATTATCTGGCAAAAGAAATAACAGCGTGTACACAATTGGCACATCAACATGGTAAGGCTGTAAAGATCATTGTAGAAAGTGGACTTCTAACCGAAGAAGAGCTTATTAAATGTTGTGAACTATACGCCCCTATCCATATCGACTATATGAAGACTTCCACAGGCTTTGCTGCCAAAGGTGCTGACCTACAAGCAGTAGCTACAATGCGAAAATACCTACCCGATACTATAAAAATAAAAGCCGCAGGAGGCATTCGTACAGCTTCATTTGCCAAAGAGTTGATAGCCGCTGGCGCCAACAGACTAGGTTGCTCTGCAAGTGTAGCTATAGTAAATGAGCTTAAAGAATTGTAA
- the icd gene encoding NADP-dependent isocitrate dehydrogenase has protein sequence MTPQKITMSAEGQLVVPDNPIIPFIEGDGIGPDVWGASKKVLDAAIEKCYEGKKKIEWKEVLAGEKAFNQTGEWLPKETLDAAKEYLVSIKGPLTTPIGGGIRSLNVALRQELDLFVCLRPIQWFRGVPSPVHHPERVDMTVFRENTEDIYAGIECEIGSEHAAKLLDFIQNELGAGDKVRFPETTAFGIKPVSKEGSQRLIGAAIDYAIAHNKPSVTLVHKGNIMKFTEGGFKIWGYQLAETKYADKVYTWDQWARTKKEKGEEAANEEQKEAVAAGKIIIKDVIADNFLQQILLAPADFSVIATLNLNGDYISDALAAAVGGIGIAPGANVNYVTGTAIFEATHGTAPKFANTNTMNPSSLLLSGVMMLEYMGWLEAAQCIKEALANAIMRKRVTIDFYDLMNDATLLKTDEFADEIIKNL, from the coding sequence ATGACTCCACAAAAAATAACTATGTCCGCAGAAGGGCAATTAGTAGTACCAGACAATCCTATTATACCTTTCATCGAAGGAGATGGTATTGGACCGGATGTATGGGGTGCTAGTAAAAAAGTATTGGATGCGGCTATAGAAAAGTGCTACGAAGGAAAAAAGAAGATCGAGTGGAAAGAAGTACTTGCTGGAGAAAAAGCTTTTAACCAAACTGGCGAATGGCTACCTAAAGAAACCCTAGATGCAGCAAAAGAATATCTTGTTTCTATAAAAGGACCGTTGACAACACCTATTGGTGGTGGTATACGCTCACTTAATGTCGCACTACGTCAGGAGTTAGACCTATTTGTATGCCTACGTCCTATTCAATGGTTCAGAGGAGTACCTTCTCCTGTTCACCATCCAGAGCGAGTAGACATGACTGTATTCCGTGAGAACACGGAAGATATATATGCAGGTATAGAATGCGAGATAGGCTCTGAACATGCAGCGAAGTTATTGGACTTCATTCAAAACGAACTAGGTGCAGGCGATAAAGTCCGTTTCCCTGAAACAACTGCATTCGGTATCAAGCCTGTATCAAAAGAAGGTTCTCAACGTTTGATAGGTGCTGCTATAGATTATGCTATTGCTCATAATAAGCCTTCTGTAACATTGGTTCACAAAGGTAATATCATGAAATTCACAGAAGGTGGTTTCAAAATATGGGGATACCAACTTGCAGAAACAAAATATGCTGACAAGGTATATACTTGGGATCAGTGGGCAAGAACTAAGAAAGAGAAAGGAGAAGAAGCGGCTAACGAAGAGCAAAAAGAAGCAGTAGCAGCAGGCAAGATCATTATCAAAGATGTAATTGCTGACAACTTCCTACAGCAAATACTATTAGCGCCTGCAGATTTCTCTGTAATTGCCACGCTAAACCTTAACGGTGACTACATCTCTGACGCATTAGCGGCGGCAGTAGGTGGTATTGGTATTGCACCAGGTGCTAACGTAAATTACGTAACAGGCACAGCAATATTTGAAGCCACTCACGGTACAGCGCCAAAATTTGCTAATACAAATACAATGAATCCGTCGTCGTTACTACTTAGTGGTGTAATGATGCTGGAATATATGGGTTGGTTAGAAGCAGCTCAATGCATCAAAGAAGCACTTGCTAATGCCATTATGCGCAAAAGAGTAACCATTGACTTCTATGACTTGATGAATGATGCGACACTTCTTAAAACTGACGAGTTTGCAGACGAGATTATAAAGAATCTATAA
- a CDS encoding ATP-binding protein has protein sequence MSIAGTKNITPRFLSLITATLLSTLNALFSLILRTEWYVPVSVFVVTFIISYWLYYYTLQRFIYRKIKLIYKFIYQTKATKKEAFFYNNILPQKSIEEVNEDVQKWAAQKKNEIELLRANEQFRKEFLSNLAHELRTPIFTVQGYIDILSDGAINDASVNTKFLSNASKGIDRLVRLVDDLGEISQLESGRIPLVQESFVIQELIKDVYEELSLKAKKKNIRLQLKKGTERPLSVYADKAKIKQVLVNLIENSIKYGSENGSTISGCYEVDDKHVYIEISDDGPGIGEEHLPRIFERFYRADRSRSRMIGGTGLGLAIVKHIVEAHGQTVTVRSKPNVGSSFGFTLNKEKA, from the coding sequence ATGTCTATAGCGGGCACTAAAAACATTACTCCTCGTTTTTTATCGCTGATAACAGCTACACTATTATCAACATTAAACGCGCTTTTCAGTTTAATACTTCGAACTGAATGGTATGTTCCTGTATCTGTATTTGTTGTTACGTTTATCATTAGCTATTGGCTATACTACTATACACTTCAACGATTTATCTACCGTAAGATAAAGTTGATCTATAAATTCATCTATCAAACTAAAGCCACAAAAAAAGAAGCCTTCTTTTATAATAACATCTTACCCCAAAAATCCATTGAAGAGGTAAATGAAGATGTACAGAAATGGGCGGCTCAGAAGAAAAATGAGATAGAACTCCTAAGAGCTAACGAACAATTCAGAAAAGAATTTTTGTCCAACTTAGCACACGAATTAAGGACACCTATATTCACTGTACAAGGTTATATCGACATCTTATCTGACGGAGCTATCAACGACGCTAGTGTCAATACCAAATTTTTATCTAATGCATCAAAAGGCATAGACCGATTGGTAAGGCTGGTTGATGACCTTGGAGAGATATCTCAACTAGAATCGGGAAGAATACCGCTAGTACAAGAGTCTTTTGTTATACAAGAGCTAATAAAGGATGTATATGAAGAGCTTTCCTTGAAAGCAAAAAAGAAAAATATACGCCTACAACTAAAGAAAGGTACAGAACGTCCACTCAGTGTATATGCTGATAAGGCCAAGATAAAACAAGTGCTGGTGAACCTGATCGAGAACTCTATAAAGTACGGTTCAGAAAACGGCAGCACTATATCTGGCTGCTACGAAGTTGATGACAAGCATGTATACATTGAAATATCAGACGATGGACCTGGTATTGGAGAAGAACATCTTCCAAGAATATTTGAACGTTTCTATAGAGCAGACCGTAGCCGCAGCCGTATGATAGGCGGCACAGGACTGGGTTTGGCTATCGTAAAACATATTGTTGAAGCACACGGACAAACAGTGACAGTAAGAAGCAAGCCCAATGTTGGTTCTTCATTTGGCTTCACACTCAATAAAGAAAAAGCATAA
- a CDS encoding response regulator transcription factor: MDIPSKILIVDDEPDIVEIISYNLKSKGYDIATACDGNDAIRKAKDFRPDLILLDIMMPNKDGIQTIKELRQIHDFEDTAIIFLTALADEKYEIEGLTLGADDYISKPIKPDLLLTRIKAALRRFKKDDDQEQKITFGDLEINKTKFTVTYKDRDILLAKKEFELLSLLASKPGRVFLRNEILQRVWGTDVIVGDRTIDVHIRKVRQKLGIDLITTVKGVGYKFEMP; encoded by the coding sequence ATGGATATACCAAGTAAAATTCTGATAGTAGACGACGAACCGGATATAGTTGAAATTATCAGCTATAATTTGAAGAGCAAGGGTTATGACATTGCCACTGCTTGTGATGGCAACGATGCGATAAGAAAAGCAAAAGACTTTCGTCCCGACCTTATACTATTAGATATCATGATGCCTAATAAGGATGGCATACAAACCATCAAGGAACTAAGGCAAATACATGATTTTGAAGATACTGCCATTATATTCCTAACAGCATTGGCTGATGAGAAATATGAAATAGAAGGATTGACGCTTGGTGCTGATGATTATATATCAAAACCTATTAAGCCCGATCTTTTATTGACACGTATCAAAGCAGCACTTCGTCGCTTCAAGAAAGATGATGACCAAGAGCAGAAGATCACCTTCGGCGATCTAGAGATCAATAAAACCAAATTTACTGTCACATATAAGGACAGGGATATACTTCTAGCTAAAAAAGAATTTGAACTACTTTCTTTACTAGCCTCAAAACCCGGCAGAGTATTTTTAAGAAATGAAATACTACAAAGAGTATGGGGTACTGATGTTATTGTTGGGGATAGAACCATTGACGTTCATATAAGAAAGGTGCGTCAAAAGTTGGGAATAGACCTTATAACTACAGTGAAGGGTGTAGGATATAAATTTGAAATGCCGTAG
- a CDS encoding 3'-5' exonuclease: protein MEQLKRILFFDIETVPLYPDYDDLSEVLQQEWGRKTKFLKRNLEEESTDAALFSEKAGVYSEFAKVVCIGFGSLYFSEGKWTLRLKALTNDDEKELLKEFAEMVTRFEGHYNALSFCGHNIKEFDIPFLCRRMIINGIKLPKPMNIAGMKPWENPHLDTLDMWKFGDYKHYTSLALLAEILGIPSPKDDIDGSMVADVYWKEQNLPRIAKYCLQDVLTSARVYLRLKDGIDIQPEPVFVDE, encoded by the coding sequence ATGGAACAATTAAAACGAATCCTTTTTTTCGATATAGAAACGGTGCCATTGTACCCTGATTATGACGACTTGTCGGAAGTGTTGCAACAGGAATGGGGTAGGAAAACTAAATTTCTGAAACGGAATCTAGAAGAGGAAAGTACAGACGCAGCGCTGTTTTCAGAGAAAGCTGGTGTGTATTCCGAGTTTGCCAAGGTGGTTTGTATAGGCTTTGGTAGTCTCTATTTCAGTGAGGGGAAATGGACCTTAAGACTTAAAGCATTGACCAATGACGATGAAAAGGAATTGTTAAAAGAATTTGCAGAGATGGTTACCCGTTTCGAAGGGCACTATAATGCACTCTCCTTTTGCGGGCATAATATCAAAGAGTTTGATATTCCCTTTCTGTGCAGGCGAATGATAATTAATGGTATCAAACTGCCTAAGCCGATGAATATTGCAGGCATGAAACCTTGGGAGAATCCGCACTTGGATACACTTGATATGTGGAAGTTTGGAGATTATAAACATTATACATCGTTAGCTTTGTTGGCAGAAATTTTGGGAATACCTTCGCCTAAGGATGATATTGATGGTAGCATGGTTGCCGATGTGTACTGGAAAGAACAAAACCTACCGCGTATTGCCAAATATTGCTTGCAAGATGTGCTTACGTCTGCAAGAGTGTATTTAAGATTAAAAGATGGAATAGATATACAGCCCGAGCCTGTATTTGTAGATGAATAA